The following are from one region of the Paenibacillus protaetiae genome:
- a CDS encoding ABC transporter permease, translating into MNKTTNFVFKYGSLIVIGVVILFFSLMNEYFFTYSNLTDILRSISIVTFVAIGVTISLAVDGFDLSVGSTVSLTTVVTAAFMVWYELPIYVVIPVALLIGVLVGLLNALLIVRIRIPDMLATLAVMYIVAGIHRTYTKGYNIYNNMPMPDGSTAPGTFSESFLWLGQGKLLGIPVPVILMIVAVVLVHLFFKLTRWGRQMYTIGGNEEAARLSGIRVKRIRTYAYIASGVFAAIGGILYAARVGTGQIDAGSPLLMEAVASAFVGYSVLGAGRPNVIGTFFGSVLIGVLLNGMTMMNVQYYANDIIRGAVLLLALAVTFINLSRRKNR; encoded by the coding sequence ATGAATAAAACGACAAATTTTGTGTTTAAATACGGCTCTCTGATCGTGATTGGCGTTGTTATTTTGTTCTTCTCTTTGATGAACGAATACTTTTTTACGTACAGCAATTTGACGGATATTCTCCGTTCCATCTCGATTGTGACGTTTGTGGCGATTGGCGTTACGATTTCGCTTGCGGTTGACGGCTTTGACTTGTCCGTTGGCTCGACCGTGTCGCTGACTACCGTTGTAACGGCTGCATTTATGGTTTGGTACGAGCTGCCGATCTATGTCGTGATTCCGGTTGCGCTGCTGATCGGCGTATTGGTAGGCCTCCTGAATGCGCTGCTGATCGTGCGGATCCGTATCCCGGATATGCTGGCGACGCTGGCCGTCATGTACATCGTAGCAGGCATTCACCGCACATATACGAAAGGCTACAACATCTATAACAATATGCCGATGCCGGACGGCTCGACCGCGCCCGGCACATTCAGCGAGTCATTCCTGTGGCTGGGCCAAGGGAAGCTGCTTGGCATCCCGGTTCCGGTTATTTTGATGATCGTTGCGGTTGTGCTTGTTCATCTGTTCTTTAAGCTGACCCGCTGGGGGCGCCAAATGTATACGATTGGCGGCAACGAAGAAGCTGCCCGCCTGTCGGGTATCCGCGTCAAGCGGATCCGCACGTATGCGTACATCGCATCCGGCGTATTTGCCGCAATCGGCGGTATTTTATACGCCGCGCGTGTTGGCACGGGCCAGATCGACGCCGGCTCTCCGCTCCTGATGGAAGCAGTGGCTTCTGCGTTTGTCGGCTACTCTGTCCTGGGTGCAGGGCGGCCGAATGTAATCGGCACTTTTTTTGGTTCGGTGCTGATCGGCGTGCTGCTGAACGGCATGACGATGATGAACGTGCAGTATTATGCAAACGACATTATCCGGGGCGCTGTTCTCCTGCTTGCGCTGGCTGTTACCTTCATCAATTTGAGCAGGCGTAAAAACCGTTAA
- a CDS encoding sugar ABC transporter ATP-binding protein, translating into MKQLVMNGIRKAFSGVPALRDVDFTVRSGEVHALLGANGAGKSTLMKILSGAYTQDGGQISIDGQTVSIASPADAKQLGIHCVYQEVDTALVPYLSVAENVMLDSISSRKSSWLLNWGKLEEQAKATLNRLGADIPVKKKAGELTLAEKQLVLIARLLTEEAKYVIFDEPTAPLSLEEAEKLFGVIRQLRAEGIGIVFISHRLPEVFQLCDTVTVMRDGERVWTKPAPELNAEEVVRAMLGKVFSEEYPKLDVPIGETRLEVSGLTWGKQVRNVSFEAKSGEIVAVVGLVGAGKTELSRLLFGADKADSGTVKVNGQLLKPGDPADAIEGGIVLVPEERRKQGIFVEESVQQNLSLPILQLISKLGVVSKPKEKQNAADIISRLGIKTSSAGELTGHLSGGNQQKVSIGKWLPTDAHVYLFDEPTKGVDIGAKSDIFRIIGSLAEQGKTIVYFTCEFAEALGIADRIYVMCDGSLVAEFKHGAATQEELLLHASGGKGEQHE; encoded by the coding sequence ATGAAGCAACTGGTGATGAACGGCATACGTAAAGCTTTCTCCGGCGTGCCCGCCCTTCGTGATGTGGACTTTACCGTACGAAGCGGCGAAGTGCACGCTTTGCTGGGCGCTAACGGAGCAGGCAAAAGCACGCTTATGAAAATTTTGTCCGGCGCTTATACGCAAGACGGCGGCCAAATTTCAATCGACGGGCAGACGGTATCCATCGCTTCCCCGGCGGATGCGAAGCAGCTAGGCATTCACTGCGTCTATCAAGAAGTTGATACGGCGCTTGTGCCTTATTTGAGCGTTGCGGAAAATGTTATGCTGGATAGCATCTCATCCCGAAAAAGCAGCTGGCTGCTGAACTGGGGCAAATTGGAGGAGCAGGCGAAAGCTACGCTTAACCGGCTTGGCGCCGATATTCCGGTCAAGAAAAAAGCCGGAGAGCTGACACTGGCGGAAAAGCAGCTTGTATTGATTGCACGGCTGCTGACCGAAGAAGCCAAATACGTTATTTTCGACGAGCCGACAGCGCCTCTCAGCCTTGAAGAAGCCGAGAAGCTGTTTGGCGTCATCCGGCAGCTCCGGGCTGAAGGCATCGGCATTGTATTTATTTCGCACCGGCTGCCGGAAGTGTTCCAGCTGTGCGATACGGTAACGGTTATGCGCGACGGCGAACGGGTATGGACAAAGCCGGCGCCGGAGCTGAACGCGGAAGAAGTGGTCCGCGCGATGCTCGGCAAAGTATTTTCAGAAGAGTATCCAAAGCTGGATGTCCCGATTGGCGAAACTCGGCTTGAAGTATCCGGGCTAACATGGGGCAAGCAGGTGCGGAATGTCAGCTTTGAAGCCAAAAGCGGCGAAATCGTCGCAGTGGTCGGGCTTGTAGGCGCCGGCAAAACGGAGCTGTCCCGTCTGCTGTTTGGAGCGGACAAGGCGGACAGCGGGACAGTGAAGGTGAACGGCCAGCTGCTGAAGCCCGGCGATCCGGCTGACGCTATTGAAGGCGGCATTGTTCTTGTGCCGGAAGAGCGCCGCAAGCAGGGCATTTTTGTAGAGGAATCGGTACAGCAAAACTTAAGCCTGCCGATTTTGCAGCTGATATCGAAGCTGGGTGTCGTCTCGAAACCGAAGGAGAAACAAAACGCTGCCGATATTATAAGCCGGCTGGGCATTAAGACGTCTTCCGCCGGCGAGCTTACCGGGCATTTGTCCGGCGGCAACCAGCAGAAAGTGTCGATTGGCAAATGGCTGCCTACCGATGCCCATGTCTATCTGTTTGATGAACCGACAAAAGGCGTCGATATCGGCGCGAAAAGCGATATTTTCCGGATTATCGGATCGCTTGCCGAACAAGGGAAAACGATTGTTTATTTTACATGCGAATTTGCCGAGGCGCTTGGCATTGCAGACCGCATCTATGTGATGTGCGACGGTTCGCTTGTTGCGGAATTCAAGCACGGCGCGGCAACGCAAGAGGAACTGCTTTTGCATGCGAGCGGCGGAAAAGGAGAACAACATGAATAA
- a CDS encoding sugar ABC transporter substrate-binding protein codes for MKKISKISLSLLLAAVLVIIAACGNKNTTNNANSGAAESAAPSQDAASAAPSGDSDLASLKGKKVALVMQFNTGTFSAQYVEGVKEQVEKFGGKVQVFASDNDLVKMASNLDAAINQGYDGILLDHGQASALEAGAKKAVAKGIKVISFDSDLNVDGVTMLQQDDQKMADLTLEQLAKDTGGKGNIVKVWVAGFAPMERRQISYKAFQAKYPDIKEVAAFGNANNPQVDTQAQMKAILTKYPKPGQITAVWAAWDEFAKGAARAIQEAGRTDIKVYGIDMSDEDLQMIQDPNSPWIASAATDPKDIGRVQVRTLYKMLKGEQVDKTITLESVYVSRDQLPTDKKINTTELAQYVDGWGSSTQNYEDWMKELEAQN; via the coding sequence ATGAAAAAAATTTCAAAAATTTCACTCAGCCTGCTGCTGGCAGCCGTTCTGGTTATCATTGCGGCATGCGGCAACAAAAATACGACGAATAATGCAAACAGCGGAGCGGCTGAAAGCGCAGCGCCATCGCAAGACGCGGCAAGCGCAGCTCCATCCGGCGACAGCGACCTGGCTTCTCTGAAAGGAAAAAAAGTCGCGCTCGTGATGCAGTTCAATACCGGTACGTTCTCGGCTCAATACGTAGAAGGCGTTAAAGAGCAAGTTGAGAAGTTCGGCGGTAAAGTACAAGTTTTCGCATCCGACAACGACCTTGTCAAAATGGCATCCAACCTGGATGCAGCCATTAACCAAGGTTATGACGGCATTTTGCTTGACCATGGACAAGCTTCGGCTTTGGAAGCCGGCGCTAAAAAAGCGGTTGCCAAAGGGATCAAAGTCATTTCCTTCGACTCCGATTTGAATGTGGACGGCGTAACGATGCTGCAGCAGGACGACCAGAAGATGGCGGATCTGACGCTCGAGCAGCTTGCGAAAGATACCGGCGGCAAAGGCAACATCGTAAAAGTATGGGTAGCCGGCTTTGCGCCGATGGAACGCCGGCAAATCTCTTACAAGGCATTCCAAGCCAAATATCCGGATATTAAAGAAGTTGCGGCTTTCGGCAACGCCAACAATCCGCAAGTCGATACACAAGCGCAAATGAAAGCTATTCTGACGAAATATCCGAAGCCGGGCCAAATTACGGCAGTATGGGCAGCTTGGGATGAGTTTGCAAAAGGCGCTGCACGCGCGATTCAAGAAGCGGGACGCACGGACATTAAAGTATACGGTATCGACATGAGCGACGAAGACCTGCAAATGATTCAAGATCCAAACAGCCCATGGATTGCTTCGGCTGCAACGGATCCAAAAGATATCGGACGCGTTCAGGTCCGCACCCTTTACAAAATGCTGAAGGGCGAACAAGTCGACAAGACGATTACGCTGGAATCGGTATACGTAAGCCGCGATCAGCTGCCAACGGATAAAAAAATTAACACAACCGAACTTGCTCAATATGTGGACGGTTGGGGCAGCAGCACGCAAAACTATGAAGACTGGATGAAAGAGCTGGAAGCGCAAAACTAA
- the spoIVA gene encoding stage IV sporulation protein A gives MEKVDIFKDIAERTGGDIYLGVVGAVRTGKSTFIKRFMETVVLPNISNEADRVRAVDELPQSAAGKTIMTTEPKFVPNQAVQLRVTDGLDVNVRLVDCVGYAVEGAKGYEDENGPRMISTPWFEEPIPFQEAAEIGTRKVIQEHSTLGVVVTTDGTIAEIPRSSYIEAEERVVGELKEVGKPFVLVINSTRPRSEETQRLRSELQEKYDIPVMSLSAATMGEEEVISVLREVLYEFPVHEVNVNLPSWVMVLNENHWLRSNYENSVRDTVKDIRRLRDVDRVVNQFMDYDFIYKAGLSGMNMGQGVAEIDLYAPDELYDRILMEVVGVEIRGKDHLLQLMQEFAHAKREYDRFAEALEMVKTTGYGIAAPTLAEMALDEPELIRHGSRFGVRLKATAPSIHMIRVDVESEFAPIIGTEKQSEELVRYLMQDFENDPIKIWDSDIFGRSLHSIVREGIQGKIAQMPDNARYKLQETLGRIINEGSGGLIAIIL, from the coding sequence GTGGAGAAAGTGGACATTTTCAAGGACATAGCCGAACGTACCGGCGGGGATATTTACCTCGGTGTCGTCGGAGCGGTCCGGACAGGCAAATCAACCTTTATTAAACGGTTTATGGAGACGGTGGTGCTTCCGAATATTTCGAATGAAGCCGACCGCGTCCGTGCCGTGGATGAGCTCCCGCAAAGCGCCGCTGGCAAAACGATAATGACGACCGAACCGAAATTTGTACCCAATCAAGCTGTACAACTGCGGGTTACCGACGGGCTGGACGTGAACGTCCGCCTGGTGGATTGCGTAGGGTACGCGGTTGAAGGGGCAAAAGGCTACGAGGACGAAAATGGCCCTCGCATGATTTCGACGCCATGGTTTGAAGAGCCGATTCCGTTCCAGGAGGCGGCTGAGATTGGAACACGCAAAGTGATTCAAGAGCATTCTACGCTTGGCGTTGTCGTCACGACGGACGGCACGATCGCGGAAATTCCGCGAAGCTCCTACATCGAAGCGGAAGAAAGAGTAGTGGGCGAGCTGAAGGAAGTCGGCAAGCCGTTTGTCCTTGTCATCAACTCTACACGCCCGCGCAGCGAAGAAACCCAAAGGCTCCGCTCCGAGCTTCAAGAGAAATACGATATTCCGGTGATGTCGTTAAGCGCAGCCACGATGGGCGAGGAGGAAGTGATCTCCGTCCTTCGCGAAGTGCTTTACGAGTTCCCGGTACACGAAGTGAACGTAAACCTGCCAAGCTGGGTTATGGTGCTGAACGAAAATCACTGGCTCCGGAGCAACTACGAGAACTCCGTTCGCGATACGGTCAAAGATATTCGCCGTCTGCGCGATGTCGACCGTGTCGTCAATCAATTTATGGATTATGATTTTATTTATAAAGCCGGCCTCAGCGGCATGAACATGGGGCAAGGCGTAGCGGAAATTGATCTGTATGCGCCGGATGAGCTGTATGACCGCATCTTGATGGAGGTTGTAGGCGTTGAGATTCGCGGCAAAGATCATCTTCTTCAGCTGATGCAGGAATTTGCCCATGCCAAACGCGAATACGACCGCTTCGCCGAAGCGCTCGAAATGGTGAAAACAACCGGTTACGGCATCGCAGCGCCTACGCTTGCGGAGATGGCGCTGGATGAGCCGGAGCTTATCCGTCATGGCTCGCGCTTTGGCGTAAGGCTGAAGGCGACAGCCCCTTCGATCCATATGATTCGGGTAGATGTGGAATCGGAATTCGCTCCGATTATCGGCACGGAGAAACAAAGCGAAGAGCTCGTTCGTTATCTGATGCAGGATTTCGAGAACGACCCGATCAAAATTTGGGATTCCGACATCTTCGGCCGTTCGCTTCATTCCATCGTCAGAGAAGGCATCCAAGGCAAAATCGCTCAAATGCCGGACAATGCGCGGTATAAGCTGCAAGAAACGCTGGGCCGGATTATTAACGAAGGTTCCGGCGGCCTTATTGCCATCATTCTATAA
- a CDS encoding 2Fe-2S iron-sulfur cluster-binding protein yields the protein MNCEVTFMPAGITVKVRPGTTLLDAARRAHVPIRTRCGGKAACFMCKVTVEPGSRLLPMGEQERNKLAAGADSCERLSCQARVQGNAVVNVPLDPLRAAVLKKLAQAREDDSLW from the coding sequence TTGAACTGTGAAGTGACGTTTATGCCAGCCGGCATTACGGTGAAGGTGCGTCCCGGCACAACGTTATTAGATGCGGCCAGGCGTGCTCATGTGCCGATTCGGACCCGTTGCGGAGGCAAAGCTGCCTGTTTTATGTGTAAAGTAACGGTTGAGCCGGGAAGCCGATTGCTGCCGATGGGGGAGCAGGAACGTAATAAGCTTGCTGCCGGAGCGGATAGCTGCGAACGGTTATCCTGTCAGGCGAGGGTACAAGGGAATGCGGTTGTGAATGTGCCGCTGGATCCGCTGCGCGCTGCGGTATTAAAGAAGCTTGCCCAGGCGCGGGAGGATGACTCGCTTTGGTGA
- a CDS encoding 2Fe-2S iron-sulfur cluster-binding protein codes for MIELRGRTKFAVVEPEPGLSILKHAIKYKVDWGHMCKKGTCAKCRCFVSEGNEYLDGITDEEWDRLEPEEFEQGYRLACQAVVKQGAQRIVAVNKPYF; via the coding sequence ATGATTGAATTGAGAGGAAGAACCAAGTTCGCGGTCGTAGAGCCGGAACCCGGCTTGTCGATTCTGAAGCATGCGATTAAGTATAAAGTGGATTGGGGCCACATGTGTAAGAAAGGCACTTGCGCCAAATGCCGCTGTTTCGTTTCGGAAGGGAACGAATATTTGGACGGCATAACAGATGAAGAGTGGGACCGGCTGGAGCCGGAAGAATTCGAACAGGGCTACAGGCTTGCCTGCCAAGCGGTTGTAAAGCAAGGCGCTCAGCGGATTGTAGCCGTAAATAAACCTTATTTTTAA
- a CDS encoding DUF2768 family protein, translating into MDGMTKMWVSFIGIGLMAVAAFLITFARVKTRGIMKGILSFIAFVMLVFGFIYGFFSIL; encoded by the coding sequence ATGGATGGAATGACAAAGATGTGGGTTTCTTTTATCGGCATCGGCTTGATGGCCGTTGCAGCCTTTTTAATTACGTTTGCCCGTGTCAAAACTAGAGGGATCATGAAGGGTATTTTATCGTTTATTGCTTTTGTTATGCTTGTTTTTGGCTTTATTTACGGCTTTTTCTCTATTTTATAG
- a CDS encoding stage VI sporulation protein F, with protein MANKDLSKDVLGAINKKTGKNISENAVKKLASSVTADTLKNEAELRKLIKQVAEMAKVPVSESTTNDIVKAVTASGVGLNHLESLIKMMVKK; from the coding sequence GTGGCTAACAAAGATTTGTCCAAAGATGTGCTAGGCGCCATCAACAAAAAAACCGGAAAAAATATCTCCGAGAATGCGGTCAAAAAACTGGCTAGCAGCGTTACGGCTGATACGCTCAAAAATGAAGCGGAGCTCCGGAAGCTGATTAAACAAGTAGCGGAAATGGCAAAGGTGCCGGTCTCGGAATCTACAACTAACGATATTGTCAAGGCGGTTACCGCCAGCGGCGTTGGTTTGAATCATTTGGAATCGCTGATCAAAATGATGGTCAAAAAATAA
- the plsY gene encoding glycerol-3-phosphate 1-O-acyltransferase PlsY, whose amino-acid sequence MLLSVISVVVSYLLGSVSFSILIAKWVKGIDIRQHGSGNAGATNTLRVLGKGPGILVFLLDIAKGVIAVWLGKWLGDNSWIPAVAGLASIIGHNWPVYFRFKGGKGIATTVGVVATLAFVPALIAGVVAIAVIALTRYVSLGSLLFALLTPIAIGIIQFGAPELVISLVLCVFAFVRHRTNLVKLVHGTESKLGAKKGM is encoded by the coding sequence TTGCTGTTATCGGTTATCTCGGTTGTCGTCAGTTATTTGCTGGGGTCGGTGTCATTCAGTATTTTGATTGCCAAATGGGTAAAAGGGATTGATATTCGCCAGCACGGAAGCGGCAACGCCGGTGCAACGAATACGCTTCGCGTGCTTGGCAAAGGCCCGGGCATTCTCGTGTTTTTGCTGGACATTGCAAAAGGGGTAATTGCTGTATGGCTGGGCAAATGGCTTGGCGACAACAGCTGGATCCCTGCTGTAGCCGGCTTAGCTTCGATTATCGGCCATAACTGGCCGGTCTATTTCCGCTTTAAAGGAGGCAAAGGCATTGCTACGACGGTAGGCGTTGTCGCAACGCTTGCGTTTGTTCCGGCACTTATAGCCGGCGTAGTGGCCATTGCTGTTATTGCCCTTACACGTTATGTTTCGCTCGGCTCTTTGCTGTTTGCGTTATTGACTCCGATTGCGATTGGCATTATTCAATTTGGCGCTCCTGAATTGGTGATCAGTCTTGTATTATGCGTGTTTGCGTTTGTCCGCCATCGCACCAATCTGGTGAAGCTTGTGCACGGCACGGAAAGCAAGCTTGGCGCCAAGAAAGGAATGTGA